TACGATACTTTAGGAGGGAAAAATGAACTTATCTAGCGGCATCTAACTGAACTCCTGGCGCATAAGGCCATATCCAATGCTAGCCTCTTATCCATGCGCTTAAcatgagaaaaataaataacaaaaaaatgaaaaatcgGTTAAACCACCCTCCGCTTTCAGAGTTGTGTGTGCTACTTCCAGGCGCCAAACCACCCTCCGATTCTCCTTTCGCAAGCCAATGCCAGAGTTGTGAAGCTCTCAAGGAATTCCGAAAGGTCGTCATCGAGCATTGTCCAAAAGAGTATAATCAGGCAGCGGATGAGCTAGCTAGGGTAGTTAGGATTGATCCACCGAATGTTTGGTTGGATGATCTTGCGAGTTTTCTTATTCCTCTCCTTATCGATGATGTTACCCTTATTTGAGTATTAATAAAGCTAGCCACGATGGTTTTCCTTAAGAAAAAGCGATCGGCAATTAATTAGGCAACAACGCTACTCCCTGAGATCGAACAGATCGACCCACGTCAGATTAATTAGGCGATTAATATAGGGCGCAAAATTTTTAGCGTGAATATTAACGCAGCACCGAACAGATCGACCCACGTCACAACTGCCGAAAATCTCGCTAGCGCCCTTGCAATTAGGAGAAAGAGATCCAATTAGCATTTCCCACGTATGCAAACGGAACGAAACTGCATATCTTTCCTCACGTATGCAACGGCTGGTGCGGTTTTCTCGTTCGCATGCAACTCGCGCGGGGCGCGTGGAAGGTCAGCCCGAACATGCCCGCCTTATATTTCGAAAACTGTTTCGAAATTTTATACGCCCTACATAAAAAACCGGAGGAAGTACGTGATAAGCTGGGATTGCATGCAGCAACTGTAGTTTGGCTAGGACTCTGTTCCTGGTGTTGGTCATTAGCGCCTGCActggagatgccctaagtTATAGAAACGTTAGTTGTAGCCAAATTGCTTTCTCCATCATGTTTGGACCTATTTTTTTCATAGACTATATTTTCCTAGTTGGACCTTCCTAGTTAAGTCTTGCCACACAAGATACCTGATTTATTTACCGCATAAAAGTCATAGCTCCCACACATTGATGCACATAATATAGTACGGCTTGGAAGCAACCGAACATGCTCAAAATTGTAGAAAAATGTAAATCGTGTAAGTTGACTCAAATAAGAAGTACTACTATTTGTATAttatcaaaaaagaaaaatctttgGCAACGCACAAAATTGCAtgttttttgacaaaaatttgCAAGTGCACGCACCCTTTCCACATCTACGTGTGATAGTTTTTATAATTCTTTCATAGGTGTGGACGTGTCCTGGCATAGGACGAATAAACGGATCGTCCCATAAGATATCATGATCCAAACATTATTTTATCCAACTCAAGAGAACACGAATATCATACTAGGTACACACTGCACATCAGGTAACGACTGAACCGTAGATGTTTTTCTAAAGAAATCTTGAGCAATTGATGTTTTTCTAATGAAAAATTGAACATTTGATTATGCGTGAGCCAATATATATGCCCGCGGTGCCAGACACACCCTCCAAAGAAGTTGCCGTGGCTAATTCCTCGATTCAGTCGATTCATATTCTAGCATCACACTTTATTCATCCATTCTGGAAATCTCTAGTCGTACTTGCCGGCGACATGGTATTTGCACATCTTCTTCTGAGCACATTTGATCAGAATATCTGCAGAGTCAGTTATGACTAATAgtttcacaaaatcacactTTTTCGGGCATATCTTCTCATAGAACCCAAATCAGGTAATTAAGAGCATTTGACGGTATTTCTGACAAGTGGGACCCACAGTTATGactaatagtctcacaaaatcACACTTTTTCGGGCATATCTTCTCATAGAACCCAAATCAGGTAATTAAGAGCATTTGACGGTATTTCTGACaagtgggacccacatgtcggaTGCCAGGTCAGACGGGTCGAACCGTTTTTTGTCCACGTCAGCTTTTGCCCGACACCCCGTTAAGCTCTTCTGTCTACCCGGGAAATCCCGATTCGATCCTGGCAtccgacatgtgggtcccacttgtcagaaacaccatcaaacGCATTGCTTGATTTGGGTTCTGTGAGAAGGTTTGCCcgaaaaagtgtggttttgtgagactattagtCATAACCGTGGCCCGTTGAAAACCTAGCCCCAAGAAgggtggttttgtgaaatttactcaagtTAAAAAGAACGCACTCAGAGCTGTTtgtacaaatttatttatttattttaaatcaATATTTGCAAGTTCACTTCTATCCACAATACCTTCGAAAATatcttgttttttattttgtacatGTGTGTTTATCTTTCTCACAAAAACTAACCAGGATTTAGTTATGACTATTTATTGTTCTGACATAAAAAACGACTTTTTTTGTAGGAATTTCCAAAATATATACTTTAAATTGCATACGGAATTCAGAATAATTCTACTAGTTATTGGGAGTGTGTTTGATTTGCAGGACTGAAAACTATCTCTCTTTTTGTATGGACTACTTCGCAtggaattagaaaaaacattgAATTCAACCCCATGGAATTTTATCTCTATTTCACTGACAACTATCTAAAGCACCAAATCAATGCTTCAATAAAGCTGTTGTGATCTCTGTGGTGCAACCAAGCAAATTTTATTGCAGATTATAGGGTTTTCAACTCAACCTGACAGAGTGTATCTCTTTTAGGACATAGAGACCTATCATAATTAGAAAGTTTTTAACTATAATTTTTTCTAGGTAAAacgttcaatttttttttgcggaaaTAAAACGTTTGTCAGTTAGCAAAACTCTTTGAAAAAGTCTTTCAGTTTCGTATTAACTAGTGCTGCCAATTAATCCCTGTACTGTACTTGTTGATACGATGGCACGTACTCTTTTAGggatatttcttttctttctgaaatCAACCATCAGTCAAGTGAATTAGCATATGTGGTAACACGTTGCCCATGCGTGAGTTAATACGTGGTTGGTACAGGGAGTTTTGCTGATTAAAACGTACGTCTCCTTGTAGACGTTCTCGGCGAGGTAGTCGAAGTCTGAGCGGAAGTTCCTGAGCTTGAGCGTGGAGTTGACGATGGGCCAACTGATGGGGTTCATCTGGTCGCCATTGACGCCCTCCACCCAGTTAGCGCCCATCTCCACGTTGATGCCGCCGAAGTTTTTCTTGTGCATCCGGCCGCCGATGTGGTCCGTCGCCTCCAGGATCAGCAGGTCCGTTATCCCGGTCTCCGACAGCCGTTTCCCCGCCGAGATCCCTACGTACGTGCACAACACAGAACGACCGATTATTGTACATGTAACAAGTATTTaatccgttcctaaatacttgttgctgtttgaacggagggagtacgcaTATATTGCGTATTTGCACGATCTATGAATGGTATGTattgcgtgcgtgcgtgcatgtacGTATACCGTACCGGACAtgccggcgccgacgatgaTAACGcttgggccgccgccggcggtgagGGAGGCATATAGTGTGCTAGGGAGTACAGTGCTAGCACGAGAGCAGTGGCTGTTGTAAGCTTCGTCATGTCTCTCCTAGGCTCTCGACGCACTACGGTTTCCCTCGCTCGATCCGGCGCGCTTTATATACTACTCCTTGTACGCGCGTGATATTATGATATCCCGTGTGGCATAGAGTGAACCATCTTTTACTAGTACGTCGCTACGGCCGGGCCGGGGGCCAACATGATCGAGAGCgcttagtttttttctttcagaactCCACAAATGGCAGGTTTCGTTTTCGCGCCTTAATTATTTAGTGCATGCAGCGCATGAGGACCGTTGCTAGTTCGATCGAGTCACTAGAAATGTACGTACGTGCTCCTGCAAGAATCGAGGCAACGTAGCCATCGGGGCTGTTCGGGGGTGTCTAGCCATGTCAGAAAAGATAATGTGGTCCTATAATTTTCAAAACAGGAAAATCTGATTAATTACTGCGGCATGTAGTGAGTGCAGATTATTTTTCCTGCCACacagagctagctagctcgagtTACCCACAAGCATATAGATCAACGTACGTGCTCTAGCTTTTttcgtgaaaaaaaaaaggacgtACGTGCTCATGCAAGAATCGAGACAACGTAGCAAAGATGCCGCCGGAGAGCATCGATGCGACATGCCACCGCGGCAGCTGTCATGTGTTTTGCGCTGAACCAGGTCGAGGGACGAAAGTTGCATGCACGGTGCGGTACGTATACCTAGTTTGTTGGGAATCAAACACGCACATGGAGATGTTGGAGTAGCTAGTTTGTACGTATACCTAGTAGCTCTTCATGCTTCGCATGTGAACGCCGATCGAACAGGGGAACTGTGCTGCACGTAACGTAAGCGAAAACTGACACTCCTGTAGCTAGCTGCCTAGCTATATGATCTCAACACTGGTTTGGGTTTTATTGAAACAGCTATGCACTATAGTGCAAGATACAGGTGGCCGGTGGTCGAACATACATGGCGATCGATCGGGCATATCTCCAAATTAAGTACAGGCTCGTCCTTTGATTTGATGCCACGGTGGAAACTCGATGTTTACAAAAGAGCGGTGAAAGAAAGGGCAACACATGCCACAAAAGCCACACTTTCTTTTGAGAGAATTCTATATTTACCATccaaaatttgttcaaatgcCACTCAGAATTTCACTATATCAAATTTACCATTCAAATTTCTGCACGGGTTACAAATATTCGTTACAGTGAGTTTTTAAAGCCCAATAAGGCGTTGAACCAAACGGGCTCAATTGTCCAATGATTTCTTTGTGGCATGGATTTTGCTAGAATTCCGACCCCATCAAAATGAGACCGTGGGCGGCCTCTTGTCTTGGACCGTGCTTGTACACAAATTGTACTACTCCACATGGGAATAGGCctccttccaaaaaaaaattccttccaaaaaaaaacatgggaaTAGGCCCATGTGGAGTATTACTCAACATGGGCTTTGTCTAAGTTCTTTTACTCAACATGGGCCTGTTCCCTGCCCGTTTTCTTCCACCTCCCTCCCCCACCGGCCACCGGAGACCACCGTGCTTTCCCACAGAGCCAGGGTTTCGGCTGCTCCAGCCATGGGCGCCGAGCGGGAGGCGAACCCGTCCGTCCTCACCGCCGTCGCCTCTCTCCAGACCTACTCCATCGCCCTCTCCGCCTTCAACTCCGCATGGAGCTCCCTCTACTCggacgccaccgccgtcgactccgccctcgccgcccgcctgGAAGGCTTCTCCCAGCTCGAGCTGCTGTCCTCTGCGATGGACGGTCCTGGCCTCCGTGCGTACCTCATAGAGCACAGGGAGGAGCTCCGGGACCCCGCCCGCGCCCTTGACGCCGCCCTCCTCGTGGCCCCCGACCCTGGtctcctggtgctcgacgcggcggcgggcttctGCCGCTCGCCGCTGGCGGAGGGAGAAACGAGCGGCGAATCCAAGGTGGCTTGCCGCCTGCTTATCGACCTTCTCGATCGGATACGAGCGCTCGGAGTGAAGCCGTCGCTggaggcgcgggaggaggccaGGGCTGTCGCGGCGGTCTGGAAGCGGAGCAAGCGAATCGAGGCGCAGGCGGTGTTTAAGAACGAGACGATTGCGTTTCTCCTTCTTGTGGGGGTATTTGGATTGGTGGAGGATGTTGGTGGCACTGACCAGGTGCTTGATCTGGTCGTGTCGATCTCGAGCCGGGAGCGTGCCGTCGAGATCTTCGCTGGCCTTGGGCTCGACCTGGACAAGCATATACCTGGTAAGATAGCTTTTCCTCGGTTTAGAAAATTCATGTTCTTTGCAATCAAGTTGGTCAGCAACTGACCAGCCCTGAAGCATAATGATGATCATCGTTGTAATGGTTTGTTTCTGTTATATTCTGTCATCTATGTCCCTGTGTTAGTGTCTTTTGTAGGTATGCTCTGCCCAGTCCCTAGTGTAACTCTCATGTTAACACTACATGAGAGCCCACTTGTTGCTTCAATGAATTTTTAGAAATCAGCAAAGAATAAAGTTAGAGTTGGATCCTCTGAACAGAATAAAGTACAATTGTCGCTGCACAATATAGTACAACAAATGGAGCataagaagaaagaaatagaAACAATTCTATCATATGCTACAATGCAACCACAATAAGCTATCCACAGAATAAGATCCGGCCATACAAATGTATCATGACTGACATAATAACAGAATTTGCATTGCATTAGGAATTACAAATGTACTAATGTAACTGTATTAACCGGTTCAACCCTCTAAAATACGAACGCACAAAGAAAGCATGTTTGCCAGTAAAGAAGAACTCTAACCCTTGCAAATTGAAGAGCTGACAGCCTGACAGATATTGCCACTTACTTCAATGCCATGTTATGTCAGTACGTACTTCGTGGTGATTTTTGTGGTTATTTTCAGTCTGCAAGCTGGAGCTGTTTTGCCAATGTGCAAATTGGAGATGTTTTTGTCCAAGTACAAGATGAAACGATGATGTTATCCATTTGCAGCTGTCTTTCTTACTAATACAGCAGATTCAGTGTCTTATTGTTTTTGCTCGGTTATGTTTACTTCGTCCAGGTTGATGGTGCCTGGAAGTTGGAAGTACCATCTTAGTATCTGGCATGCTGAACTCTTTATTTTCCATATCATGATTTCATAGAACATTTCTCTTCTGCCATTGCTCCTTAATTCATATCTCTGATTATATTGATATTTCTTTATTCTCATGCCgtagttttatttttatattgGTGTATGTGATCCATTTAATCAAACCACCTTCTGGTGTTTGGCATTTATTAGGTACATTACAATTTGCATATTCTGTGAAGGCCTATTGTTATATTCTCCTATTTTTCATGCCCAGTTGTCCCCTCTGCATCTTGctacattttttatttggatGCTTGATGCTTCATGTGCATGTTATTTACTTTCTGCAAGGCCAGTAGGCCGCTCCTGATATAAGTTATTTTACTTTATGtttaggaaaaaaattgtatgATGCTGTCGTTCTCCAGTTCTGATGATGTCCATGACTCCATGCCATATATCCTTGTTGGATAATGATTTTTGAGTGAAGTGGGCCTTTTTTTGGGGGGGCTCTTGGCCTTATCTAATAAGCTTCACCTCCCAATAATAACTGAGGCCTGGGGCAATTGCGGCGGTGTCTCATGGCTCATACTGTCCGAAGTCAGTTTATAGGCTGAGTTTATCCATGGCAATCCTGGACTTGGTCAATAACCTTGCTTATGTTGCTTATTATCTTTGAGTCTAGAGAGTAGTGAGCTTATAACGGAAGTGCAAAGCAGGATATAAGggattaattttattttttcatgcTGAGAAACCCCAAATGTAAGTCTTGTTTTGCGGATTCCTGTTAGGTTTCTACTATTCTGCTAAAACTCCCAGCAGCTTTGTATGATGCTTGTGATTTCATAAATGAAGCACTGATTTGACTGTTGTTAACTTGCGTTGCCTCCTAAATTGTTATTGAACTTCAAAATACTGTTCCTCTATTCTGTTGTTAGTGTTAGTTTTTTAGGTTTCTTGATGTACTTGATACACTAACGCTGTATGTTAAAGAATGCATACTGTGACCTGTGATTGTACAAAAAATCCTATCATTCGAGGCTAATTGGCATATAGAGAATTAGCAATGCCGTGCTTGCTGCTATTCAATACTTCAGTAATGACCTAATAGCTATGTTCAATGAGTGTGCAGTTTATTACCTGTCTTAGCTAGCTGCTTTTAAATTCTCAATTTTAGCAATATTTTCACTCTTGCTAGTTCTCAATTGTCTTATTTAGTAAATATTTCTTCGTCTGTTATGTGACTTCTGTTGCCTTTATAATCCTGTTAACACTTGGCAGTTCACAGTGTCTGAATCGAGAACTCTATTGTGCTTAGTTCCGAATTGTACGACTTCACTCTATCGTGTCGCCTTCTGGGGCGAGTTTTGTGTTTTAAGAGTTCACTTCATGTTGTTTTCTGTTCCAGCTTAAATGTTTGTTAGTTCTACCAGTTGATATGAGAGAACATTAATCTCAACATGTCATTTTTTCTTTGCACCAGTTCTCACTCAGACAATGATAAACAAAGGCAAACAGCTCGATGCGGTCAGATTCATCCAAGCTCTTGATTTAGTGCACAAATACCCTTTATTGCCTATTCTGAGGTCGTACATTACTGATGCTAAAAATGCTGGGAACATGATCCGCATCAGGGGAGATGGTCCTGCCTCTCAGGTACATTTCTGCTTCAGTATAATCTATCATGAACATTATGTGTTATAGGTTGTTGAGCAGTTGTTTCGTGAAATGCTTTGGCAGGATGCAGGTGATGCGAAAGAGCGTACATTGCTTGGAGCATTGCAGAAGTTCATTAAAGAACACAAGCTAGAAGAACTGCCTATTTTGGAAGAAGCTAAGAAACGAATGACACAGTTGGATCAGCAACGtgcagagagaaagagagcagcaagcgccgccgctgcagcggcagctgccCATGAAGTTAGTAAGAACATTGTTGAGGCCAGCAAGAGACCGCTGTTTCCAGAGAATGCTGTCCAAGGTTCATTAAGCCGGAACGTCCGTCCGGTTGGAACAATGGGTCAGGTCATGTCAAGGCAGAGCATCCTCACAACTGGAGTTTCAAACCAGTACCAAGTTGCTTCAAGCCAGAACATACTCTCCGCTGTCCCTCATAATCCATTGCTACCTGCTGGGAATCATCATCCCGTCGGCATCCAGAATCAGGCCCTGGTTTCGCCATCTATTCAGACCCAATACAGGGGCGTGGTGGACTTCTATGGTGGTGGACCAAGTGGTTTGAATGTCCAAAGCGTGAACACATCATCAAGGTCAAAGCTCTATTCTGCAGATCCCCTGGGGTCCGTCTCCGGAGCATCAGACAGTAAGGGTTCATCTTACAGCTATTCATTGACAAATATGTCCAAGTATAGTGCATAATTTATATGATCTACCTGGCACCTGTGGACTAACATGAAACTGTGGGTTTCTACTCGAGACCTGTTTAGATTACAATTGTAGATATCAATAGATGCTTGGATACCGTCGTGTATTTAATGTCAAACCTATACTGGTGACTCAAAATATACCATTTATGTGTGACTATAATTTATGTCGGTGCCCCCCTGGTATCTCATCTGTATTGCGTGTTTCCTGAACATGATTTCGATTTTAGATAGGTATTTTTAAGGAGAATTTATCTGTTTAGATTGTGGTTATAATAATTTAGATAAGAGTCTTTAGATAATGGCAGGTGGTTATGCTGCCATGGACAAAACCGTTTCCAATTGTATGCAATGCCCCAAACAGACCCTGTGCACACACAGCGTTCAGCAAATCAGCATTTGGATCACGTTACTAAGTTGCCATCCAGCCCAGTGTGATTAAAGCCGAAGAGGATCTGccagcccagcagcagcaggcttcCGGAAGACCGGAAGAGATCGCTAGAGGGCGCCAGGTCGAGTGACTTGTGTTCTGAATTCCATCTCAGAAAGCTTGTTCCTCGCCTCCTAACCCTGGATCTGAACGATTCCTCCCCGTTgcttgctactccctccgatcaacTCTTGTatccaaagtccaaacctATAGGAGCGAATGCTATATCAAGCGTAACAATACACAAACGTCTAAACGGAACCTCTGTGCACACGTCTTTAACGCATGTCATGCACCGATGCACGGGCGGGCATATGTAAAAACAGGCGCGGAAAAACCGCGCACGCTTAACCAAACTTTATAGCGCAGGTCCCGTTTGTTATGCTTGTGAACAAGCTTCGGTAGTGATGCAGGCACTGCAGCGGTTtatattctactccctccgtccgggaATAAGTGACgcgaatttgtataagaatctatataaatccacgtcacttagacggagggagtaacaatttCTGTTCTAACTAGATGCAAAATTGGCCGATCTTACAGAAAACAAATCTGCTTCAGTAGTCAGTACATCCATGACTTTTTAGAGATCGTCGCGCAGATTGCGCGGCTAGACatgtataataaaataatttgttaGTATTCTTCTAATAGATTGATTTTGTATGCGATTTAAGTCAAAGGGAGTTAAATCCTCCAAAATTGTCTAAAGAACAACCTTATAAGAATTTAAATCCTCATATATTGCCTTAACCACGATGCAAATACACGTGATACAGTTGTCTTTAAAGGTGCCCGTGATACAAGAAGATGAACACAAAACCTTACATAGTATAACCCAAGGTAATTAACAAATAACAAAACAGTAGCGCTTACACTTCGATGAAAACAGACCTATCAAATCGAACAGACACACAAATAGACGAGCTCAGAGACCAGACCTATCGAATCGAACAGACACACAAAGTAATAGACGAACTCACAGACACTCACACCGGTTCTCATGACGACACGCTCTGGATCGGCTACAAAAATCCTGAAAACGCGTGTGCCATCCTGCACAGGGCGATACAACAGAGTACGCCACGGATCAGCCATAGTACTGGTGGCGACCGCGGGATAAGACGATCTTCCTGCTCATCTTCGTCACCTTCTTCGCGTACTCGTTCTCCAGGACGTTCTCCGGCAGCATCTCGATGTTCCGAGCCAGCATCATTGTCTGCGAATTGAACCTCTGCACAGGCAGAACGCATATCACGGAGTTAACGGACAGACAACGACAGGGAGCAACTAACCATGCACGTACTGATCGAGCAGAGCACTTACTGGATCGGCAGAGATAGTTCTGAGCAGATTCTGGACGACGTAGTTGGCGTACTTGCCCATGACGAGATTGGCGAGCTGTTCTGGATGCAGGCGCAGGAACGCCAGGAGCACGCGGGGCAGCAGCCCGGTATTCTTGAGGCATTTCTCGACGACGTAGCTCCCGTATTGGTTCAGGGACAGGTGCTCCACGTCCGCCATGAGCTGCTCGATGAGGCCCTGCCTAAACCCGTCGTTGCTGCCGTGCTCCAGAGCGTGCTGCACGAAGTAgttgctgcaaaaaaaaagggggtagGATATATAGGATGCCTTGCATTTAAGGATAAAAATCGAAGGAAGAATCGACTGGGAATCATCGTCCAACAGTATTTTACGGGATCCCGCACCTGTACTCGCCCGTTGCGATATTGACGGCGTCAGCAAGGAGGAACTGCTTGAAGGTGTGGAGCTCGTCGCCTGTCGCGTTCTCGAAGCATGCCACCAGGCACTTGGACCCGATCGACGACTTGAGCAGGAAGTTGAAGTGGTGGAGGGCGTAGCCCACCAGAATCTGAAGTCATGaataataagaagaaaaaatgcgGTCAACACACATGCATGGCCGGCACACAcgtccgttcctaaatacttgttgtggttttagtgcGGAGGAAGTACGAACCAAAGATAGATATACCTTGGACTGTTCGTCGTCCATGGTGGCAAAGCAGTGCTTAACCATCTGCTCCCCTTTGGCGTGTTCCATCAAGCCTTCCCTCAGGAGACCCTGTAAGAGTGCCTGGCACAGGTAGGGATCATTGGGGTACCTCGCCACCGCCGTGATGAGCTCCTTGAGAGAATCTTCCCTGCATGCGCGCATGTCACGGGCAATTAACAGACGGTCGGGCAATTTCGATTCATTGATCAATCAAAACTAGGAGCAATGCCATGCTAGATTGCTAGGTAGCGGAAGGAAGGTTTTGTGTACCAGTAATGTTCGTGCTTGGATGGGTGCAGCAGCGAGGCCTTCCCGTAGGAGCTGGGCCAGACGGCGGCCTGGACAATGGCCCGGAGATCCTGCTTCCGCTCCCAGCAGGCGTGCAGCAGCGCGATGAACACCTCGTGCCCCTCCTTGCTGTCCATGAAAGCGTGCACGCGAGATCTGACCGCATGGAGCACGCTCTGGCGCGTccggccgtcgccgtcctGGAGCAGGCGGACCACGCGGTCGGGGGAATCGGGGAGCCTGAGAGTTTCCTCCACCGTCCGGCCGCGTGGACGCATCATCGGGTACTGGT
This is a stretch of genomic DNA from Brachypodium distachyon strain Bd21 chromosome 1, Brachypodium_distachyon_v3.0, whole genome shotgun sequence. It encodes these proteins:
- the LOC104582403 gene encoding uncharacterized protein LOC104582403; this encodes MDSGKQKQAETAADVGIVAYMRALCLGSQVAQQQQHQAALLQQQQQQRQYYPYYVAPPPASPPPPPRELQPLTQHLHITRSFWPQPQPQPDPWEASTSSPSGFRFVPQIGAYQSQSQSQSGASSSRQQQQPCTLSATASQYQPAFAPRPSSAASASSPSTNNAAQAQHLLRALSPNQQYQFPANAGPGPYQYPMMRPRGRTVEETLRLPDSPDRVVRLLQDGDGRTRQSVLHAVRSRVHAFMDSKEGHEVFIALLHACWERKQDLRAIVQAAVWPSSYGKASLLHPSKHEHYWEDSLKELITAVARYPNDPYLCQALLQGLLREGLMEHAKGEQMVKHCFATMDDEQSKILVGYALHHFNFLLKSSIGSKCLVACFENATGDELHTFKQFLLADAVNIATGEYSNYFVQHALEHGSNDGFRQGLIEQLMADVEHLSLNQYGSYVVEKCLKNTGLLPRVLLAFLRLHPEQLANLVMGKYANYVVQNLLRTISADPRFNSQTMMLARNIEMLPENVLENEYAKKVTKMSRKIVLSRGRHQYYG
- the LOC100841270 gene encoding FRIGIDA-like protein 3; translated protein: MGAEREANPSVLTAVASLQTYSIALSAFNSAWSSLYSDATAVDSALAARLEGFSQLELLSSAMDGPGLRAYLIEHREELRDPARALDAALLVAPDPGLLVLDAAAGFCRSPLAEGETSGESKVACRLLIDLLDRIRALGVKPSLEAREEARAVAAVWKRSKRIEAQAVFKNETIAFLLLVGVFGLVEDVGGTDQVLDLVVSISSRERAVEIFAGLGLDLDKHIPVLTQTMINKGKQLDAVRFIQALDLVHKYPLLPILRSYITDAKNAGNMIRIRGDGPASQDAGDAKERTLLGALQKFIKEHKLEELPILEEAKKRMTQLDQQRAERKRAASAAAAAAAAHEVSKNIVEASKRPLFPENAVQGSLSRNVRPVGTMGQVMSRQSILTTGVSNQYQVASSQNILSAVPHNPLLPAGNHHPVGIQNQALVSPSIQTQYRGVVDFYGGGPSGLNVQSVNTSSRSKLYSADPLGSVSGASDSKGSSYSYSLTNMSKYSA